One genomic window of Macadamia integrifolia cultivar HAES 741 unplaced genomic scaffold, SCU_Mint_v3 scaffold1294, whole genome shotgun sequence includes the following:
- the LOC122063335 gene encoding probable inactive purple acid phosphatase 28, whose amino-acid sequence MEGSSREKCLTLPLFIGFLSAVLYLLQTLILENLMVGNTEVKVKRKPDLPLRFNSNGTFKILQVADMHYGNGIVTRCRDVLPSEFEFCSDLNTTQFLRRMIKAENPDLIVFTGVNI is encoded by the exons ATGGAGGGTTCTTCGAGAGAAAAATGTTTGACCCTCCCTCTCTTTATCGGATTCCTCTCAGCAGTGCTGTACCTTCTTCAAACCCTAATACTCGAGAATTTGATGGTGGGAAACACAGAGGTTAAGGTAAAGAGAAAGCCTGATCTTCCACTCAGATTCAACTCCAATGGCACCTTCAAGATCCTTCAG GTTGCCGATATGCATTACGGGAATGGGATCGTGACCAGGTGTAGAGATGTACTGCCATCGGAATTCGAGTTCTGTTCCGATCTTAATACGACTCAGTTCCTTCGGAGGATGATTAAAGCTGAGAACCCCGATCTTATCGTCTTTACAGGTGTGAATATTTGA